In bacterium HR17, the following are encoded in one genomic region:
- the suhB gene encoding Fructose-1, 6-bisphosphatase/inositol-1-monophosphatase, producing the protein MTDLEALTGIVRRAGELALTYYGRVIPSEKPDHSFVTEADKAVEAFLREQLARAFPGVEVLGEEVERGVRTEVAWVVDPIDGTANFVAGVPIWAVCVGLMEQGIPVMGVVYYPAFGELYAAQQGKGAWLNGRHIHARTDDVLRRDDLLGLSTLSIKRMRVELPCKVRSLGTAVACFTFVAKGSFVGGVLTDNRVWDIAAGWVIAKEAGATVVHLLTGEPIERLPLTRDQLPPQLVSPIQFVERLRAGIRVQNKALEAGACEHIAP; encoded by the coding sequence GTGACTGACCTTGAAGCGCTGACAGGCATCGTTCGCCGCGCGGGTGAATTGGCACTCACCTACTATGGGCGGGTCATCCCGTCGGAGAAACCTGACCACTCGTTTGTGACCGAAGCGGACAAAGCGGTGGAAGCCTTTCTGCGGGAGCAACTGGCGCGCGCGTTTCCCGGTGTGGAAGTGTTGGGCGAGGAAGTGGAGCGAGGCGTTCGCACTGAAGTGGCGTGGGTCGTTGACCCGATTGACGGGACGGCGAATTTCGTGGCGGGTGTGCCCATTTGGGCGGTGTGCGTCGGGTTGATGGAACAAGGCATTCCAGTGATGGGCGTCGTTTACTATCCCGCCTTCGGTGAACTTTATGCGGCGCAGCAGGGCAAAGGCGCATGGCTCAACGGGCGGCACATTCACGCCCGCACCGATGATGTGCTGCGGCGCGACGATTTGTTGGGCTTGAGCACGCTGAGCATCAAACGGATGCGGGTGGAACTTCCCTGCAAAGTGCGGAGTTTGGGGACAGCCGTGGCGTGTTTCACCTTCGTCGCCAAGGGCTCGTTCGTCGGCGGCGTGCTGACAGACAACCGTGTTTGGGACATCGCTGCGGGATGGGTCATCGCAAAGGAAGCAGGGGCGACGGTCGTTCACTTGCTCACGGGCGAACCGATAGAGCGGTTGCCATTGACCCGCGACCAGTTGCCACCCCAGTTAGTTTCCCCAATTCAATTTGTAGAGCGGTTGCGGGCAGGTATTCGGGTGCAAAATAAGGCACTTGAAGCGGGTGCGTGCGAGCATATTGCACCTTAA
- the argD gene encoding Acetylornithine aminotransferase, which yields MQCAEVRHIAETALTPNYARLPVAFVRGYGTRLWDTEGKEYLDFLAGIAVCGLGHCHPKLVAALQHQAATLWHTSNLFHNPLQARLAKRLSDLSGGYRCFFCNSGAEANEAALKLARKVGQEKLGGKWEFVAATDSFHGRTFGALSVTGQPKYHHGFEPLVPGVRFVPFGDFHALQSAITDQTCAVVLEPIQGESGVKVPPDDYLPQVAQLCRERGVLLILDEVQTGMGRTGKLFAFQHYGVQPDIFTLAKSIAGGFPMGAMLAQPAWAEVFQPGTHASTFGGNYLACAAALAVLDVLDEENLLDNARRMGDYLMAHLRQLKAPIKEVRGKGLMVAVEFTEPIAPKVRDACLTAEPIGLVVNAVGDHILRFLPPLTVTADEIDQAVTVLQRAIAAVRA from the coding sequence ATGCAATGCGCAGAGGTGCGGCACATCGCCGAAACCGCTTTAACGCCCAACTATGCTCGGTTGCCCGTCGCCTTTGTGCGGGGCTACGGGACGCGCTTGTGGGACACGGAAGGCAAGGAGTATCTGGACTTTTTGGCAGGCATTGCCGTGTGCGGGTTGGGTCATTGCCATCCCAAGCTGGTCGCCGCCTTGCAGCATCAGGCAGCAACCCTTTGGCACACCAGCAACCTGTTCCACAACCCGCTGCAAGCCCGGCTGGCGAAGCGCTTGAGCGACCTGAGCGGGGGTTACCGCTGCTTTTTCTGCAACAGCGGCGCGGAAGCGAACGAAGCGGCGCTGAAGTTGGCGCGGAAGGTCGGGCAGGAAAAGTTGGGCGGCAAATGGGAGTTCGTCGCAGCGACGGACAGTTTTCACGGACGGACTTTCGGGGCGCTGTCAGTGACGGGACAGCCCAAATACCATCATGGGTTTGAGCCACTGGTGCCGGGCGTGCGGTTCGTGCCCTTCGGCGACTTTCACGCCCTCCAAAGCGCCATCACTGACCAAACTTGCGCCGTCGTCCTTGAGCCCATTCAGGGCGAAAGCGGGGTAAAAGTGCCGCCTGACGATTACTTGCCCCAAGTGGCGCAATTGTGTCGGGAGCGGGGCGTGTTGCTCATCTTGGACGAAGTACAAACGGGGATGGGACGGACAGGCAAGTTGTTCGCCTTCCAGCACTACGGGGTTCAGCCAGACATCTTCACGCTGGCAAAAAGCATCGCAGGTGGGTTCCCGATGGGCGCGATGTTGGCGCAACCCGCATGGGCGGAAGTGTTTCAGCCAGGCACGCACGCGTCCACTTTTGGCGGCAACTATCTGGCTTGTGCGGCGGCGCTGGCAGTGTTGGATGTGCTGGACGAGGAAAATTTGCTGGACAACGCACGACGAATGGGTGATTACTTGATGGCGCATCTGCGGCAACTGAAAGCACCCATCAAGGAAGTGCGGGGCAAGGGGTTGATGGTGGCGGTGGAGTTCACCGAGCCTATCGCTCCGAAGGTGCGCGATGCCTGTTTGACGGCTGAGCCCATTGGCTTAGTGGTCAACGCCGTCGGTGACCATATCCTGCGCTTTTTGCCCCCGCTGACGGTCACCGCTGACGAGATTGACCAAGCCGTCACCGTCCTGCAGCGCGCCATCGCCGCCGTCCGAGCGTGA